Proteins co-encoded in one Gleimia hominis genomic window:
- a CDS encoding alpha/beta hydrolase: METFDPTRAFDNTAIPRAGVWTPDILGDGFEAMALQLLPDEEGEVVATLVRHSPAADPVMRALNPGLRDSSSQAGPGLRDAHAQADPALWAAQSEADPALWAAQSEADSALWAAQSEADPATLVLKNLPAHRGKPLFNALYIHGWNDYFFNREMARAIALMGGQFYALDLRKYGRSWRKNQTFGWITSLRTYDEDISEALSVIGTDLPVVMMAHSTGGLTASLWAHRNPGALAALWLNSPWLDLQTSPFMRSATQQLVEIMAGRDPRWVINTGGNNFYGESLQGWQERDGALPQMYQQWANDPAIRGWSILPEWKSDNRQTLAGWLAAIGEGHQRVAKGLDITCPVLALASTSSYEREEWSADVRFADAVLNVRDIVERAARLGEWITIRRYRGVHDLTLSLPDTRGALWRDTQKWLTYTGVANPPL, translated from the coding sequence ATGGAAACGTTTGACCCCACGCGCGCATTTGACAATACTGCGATCCCCCGGGCGGGAGTGTGGACTCCAGATATCCTCGGCGATGGTTTCGAGGCGATGGCCCTGCAGCTACTGCCGGATGAGGAAGGCGAGGTTGTCGCCACCCTCGTGCGGCACAGCCCCGCGGCGGATCCAGTTATGCGCGCCCTCAATCCCGGTTTACGCGACTCCAGCTCGCAGGCGGGCCCGGGTTTACGAGATGCGCACGCGCAGGCGGACCCAGCTTTGTGGGCAGCGCAATCCGAGGCGGACCCAGCTTTGTGGGCAGCTCAATCCGAGGCGGACTCAGCTTTGTGGGCAGCTCAATCCGAGGCGGACCCGGCTACCCTCGTGCTGAAAAACCTCCCTGCGCACCGGGGGAAGCCGCTGTTTAACGCCCTGTACATTCACGGGTGGAACGACTATTTTTTTAATCGCGAAATGGCACGCGCAATCGCACTGATGGGCGGGCAGTTCTACGCACTGGACTTACGTAAATACGGCCGTTCGTGGCGTAAGAATCAGACGTTTGGGTGGATCACAAGCTTGCGCACGTACGATGAGGACATTTCGGAAGCGCTGAGCGTCATCGGAACGGATTTGCCCGTGGTAATGATGGCGCACTCCACAGGTGGGTTAACGGCTTCGCTGTGGGCGCATCGCAACCCGGGGGCACTCGCGGCACTGTGGTTGAACTCGCCTTGGTTGGATCTGCAGACTTCACCCTTCATGCGCTCGGCAACGCAGCAACTAGTTGAAATTATGGCGGGTCGCGACCCACGATGGGTGATTAACACGGGTGGGAACAATTTCTACGGCGAGTCACTGCAGGGCTGGCAAGAACGCGACGGTGCCCTGCCCCAGATGTATCAGCAGTGGGCCAACGACCCTGCGATCCGCGGGTGGTCGATTCTGCCGGAATGGAAGTCTGACAACCGGCAAACTCTCGCTGGATGGCTCGCGGCGATCGGCGAAGGGCACCAGCGGGTAGCGAAAGGATTGGACATAACGTGTCCCGTTTTAGCGCTCGCGTCAACTTCTTCTTACGAACGGGAGGAGTGGAGTGCGGACGTACGGTTCGCGGATGCGGTTCTGAACGTGCGTGACATTGTGGAGCGGGCGGCGCGGCTCGGTGAGTGGATAACGATCCGCCGCTACCGCGGTGTGCACGACCTAACTTTGTCGCTTCCGGACACGCGTGGGGCACTGTGGCGAGACACTCAAAAATGGCTGACCTACACCGGGGTCGCAAACCCGCCGCTTTAA